The Bos taurus isolate L1 Dominette 01449 registration number 42190680 breed Hereford chromosome 18, ARS-UCD2.0, whole genome shotgun sequence genome has a window encoding:
- the QPCTL gene encoding glutaminyl-peptide cyclotransferase-like protein isoform X1, which translates to MPSGGRGRPRLQVGERSLLERPSPPKRRLIPRAQLLPQLLLALTVASVFYTIWRIWHSQTEELPLGRELRGPLIGSLPEARVRRVVGQLDPHRLWNTFLRPLLVVRTPGSPGNLQVRKFLEATLRTLSAGWHIELDSFTASTPVGPLDFSNVVATLDPGAARHLTLACHYDSKLFPSDSAPFVGATDSAVPCSLLLELAQALDQELGKAKERAAPMTLQLIFLDGEEALKQWGPKDSLYGSRHLAQLMESTPHGLGSTRIQAIELFMLLDLLGAPNPTFYSHFPRTARWFHRLRSIGEPLTLEGLTFCF; encoded by the exons ATGCCTTCCGGGGGCCGCGGGCGGCCCCGGCTCCAGGTCGGGGAACGCAGCCTTTTGGAGCGACCCTCACCGCCCAAGCGCCGCCTGATACCGCGGGCACAGCTGTTGCCCCAGCTGCTGCTGGCTCTGACGGTAGCCTCGGTGTTCTATACCATTTGGAGGATCTGGCATAGCCAGACTGAAGAGCTACCGCTGGGGCGGGAGCTGCGG GGCCCTTTGATCGGAAGCCTCCCCGAAGCTCGGGTGCGGAGGGTAGTGGGGCAACTGGACCCTCACCGTCTCTGGAACACTTTCCTGCGCCCTCTGCTGGTTGTACGGACTCCGGGCAGCCCGGGCAATCTCCAAGTGAGAAAG TTCCTGGAGGCTACGCTGCGGACACTTTCAGCAGGCTGGCATATAGAACTCGACTCCTTCACTGCCTCCACACCCGTGGGGCCATTGGACTTCAGCAATGTGGTGGCCACGCTGGACCCAGGGGCTGCCCGCCACCTTACCCTTGCCTGCCATTATGACTCCAAGCTCTTCCCATCTGACTCAGCCCCCTTTGTGGGGGCCACGGATTCGGCAGTGCCTTGCTCCCTGCTACTGGAGCTGGCCCAAGCCCTTGACCAGGAGCTGGGCAAAGCCAAGGAGAGG GCAGCGCCAATGACCTTGCAGCTGATCTTCCTGGATGGTGAAGAGGCACTGAAGCAGTGGGGACCCAAGGACTCGCTTTATGGCTCCCGGCACCTGGCCCAGCTCATGGAGTCTACACCCCACGGCCTGGGCTCCACCAGGATCCAGGCTATT GAGCTCTTTATGCTTCTTGATCTCCTGGGAGCCCCCAACCCGACCTTCTACAGTCACTTCCCTCGCACGGCCCGCTGGTTCCATCGGCTCAGGAGCATTG GGGAACCTTTGACCCTGGAGGGGCTGACCTTCTGCTTCTAA
- the QPCTL gene encoding glutaminyl-peptide cyclotransferase-like protein, producing the protein MPSGGRGRPRLQVGERSLLERPSPPKRRLIPRAQLLPQLLLALTVASVFYTIWRIWHSQTEELPLGRELRGPLIGSLPEARVRRVVGQLDPHRLWNTFLRPLLVVRTPGSPGNLQVRKFLEATLRTLSAGWHIELDSFTASTPVGPLDFSNVVATLDPGAARHLTLACHYDSKLFPSDSAPFVGATDSAVPCSLLLELAQALDQELGKAKERAAPMTLQLIFLDGEEALKQWGPKDSLYGSRHLAQLMESTPHGLGSTRIQAIELFMLLDLLGAPNPTFYSHFPRTARWFHRLRSIEKRLHRLNLLQSHPWEVMYFQTGEPPGSVEDDHIPFLRRGVPVLHLIATPFPSVWHTSDDSEANLHPPTVHNLSRILAVFLAEYLGL; encoded by the exons ATGCCTTCCGGGGGCCGCGGGCGGCCCCGGCTCCAGGTCGGGGAACGCAGCCTTTTGGAGCGACCCTCACCGCCCAAGCGCCGCCTGATACCGCGGGCACAGCTGTTGCCCCAGCTGCTGCTGGCTCTGACGGTAGCCTCGGTGTTCTATACCATTTGGAGGATCTGGCATAGCCAGACTGAAGAGCTACCGCTGGGGCGGGAGCTGCGG GGCCCTTTGATCGGAAGCCTCCCCGAAGCTCGGGTGCGGAGGGTAGTGGGGCAACTGGACCCTCACCGTCTCTGGAACACTTTCCTGCGCCCTCTGCTGGTTGTACGGACTCCGGGCAGCCCGGGCAATCTCCAAGTGAGAAAG TTCCTGGAGGCTACGCTGCGGACACTTTCAGCAGGCTGGCATATAGAACTCGACTCCTTCACTGCCTCCACACCCGTGGGGCCATTGGACTTCAGCAATGTGGTGGCCACGCTGGACCCAGGGGCTGCCCGCCACCTTACCCTTGCCTGCCATTATGACTCCAAGCTCTTCCCATCTGACTCAGCCCCCTTTGTGGGGGCCACGGATTCGGCAGTGCCTTGCTCCCTGCTACTGGAGCTGGCCCAAGCCCTTGACCAGGAGCTGGGCAAAGCCAAGGAGAGG GCAGCGCCAATGACCTTGCAGCTGATCTTCCTGGATGGTGAAGAGGCACTGAAGCAGTGGGGACCCAAGGACTCGCTTTATGGCTCCCGGCACCTGGCCCAGCTCATGGAGTCTACACCCCACGGCCTGGGCTCCACCAGGATCCAGGCTATT GAGCTCTTTATGCTTCTTGATCTCCTGGGAGCCCCCAACCCGACCTTCTACAGTCACTTCCCTCGCACGGCCCGCTGGTTCCATCGGCTCAGGAGCATTG AGAAGCGCCTGCACCGTCTGAACCTCCTGCAGTCTCATCCTTGGGAAGTGATGTACTTCCAGACCGGGGAGCCCCCCGGCTCCGTGGAAGACGACCACATCCCGTTCCTCCGCCGAG GAGTTCCCGTGCTCCACCTCATCGCCACACCCTTCCCCTCTGTCTGGCACACGTCCGATGACTCCGAGGCCAACCTGCACCCACCCACGGTACACAACCTGAGCCGCATCCTGGCCGTGTTCCTGGCTGAGTACCTGGGGCTCTAG
- the FBXO46 gene encoding F-box only protein 46, with product MDRGGLLPFQLWCPRPFGTYSQNQPRPPSATLKPSACSEPGGGAEPEHGPAHSENTPPVLASDAPASQPAPLLSAAAAGDEGRVLLDTWYVIKPGNTKEKVAFFVAHQCGGGSRASSMKVKGHWGSDSSKAKRRRRCLESTKAPPDPGGQDGPPAAEGAPTSAGEDVDLLSVAEMVALVEQRAALALQSYPRPSTPAPVVFVSAEQGGPGKGLGSERRSGGGDCSRVAEAVAHFEAQRDNPPAKGLRKEERPGPGPGEVRIAFRISNGRESRAPDGSLPNGSGGRPSCAYPGSPGPGARAKDKITCDLYQLISPSRDALPSNVEFLLARADEASEGETPAPARPEDTPPAPPPPPARDCGASGFHVDVVVTGVVDECIFFGKDSTKNVKEETVCLTVSPEEPPPPGQLFFLQSRGQDGPPEPPPADSPATAPGPDDAEGTADTSLCRLYRHVSHDFLEIRFKIQRLLEPRQYMLVLPEHVLVKIFSFLPTRALAALKCTCHHFKGIIEAFGVRATDSRWSRDPLYRDDPCKQCRKRYEKGDVSLCRWHPKPYHHDLPYGRSYWMCCRRADRETPGCRLGLHDNNWVLPCNGPGAGGGRAGREEGR from the coding sequence ATGGACCGAGGTGGCCTTCTGCCCTTCCAGCTCTGGTGCCCTCGGCCCTTTGGCACCTACTCCCAGAACCAGCCACGCCCCCCTTCTGCCACCCTCAAGCCCTCAGCCTGCTCCGAGCCGGGCGGTGGGGCGGAGCCagaacatggccctgcccactcTGAGAACACGCCCCCGGTCTTGGCCTCCGATGCTCCCGCCTCCCAGCCTGCCCCGCTCCTTTCCGCAGCGGCTGCTGGCGACGAGGGTCGAGTCCTGCTGGACACATGGTATGTGATCAAGCCGGGGAATACAAAGGAGAAGGTAGCCTTCTTTGTGGCCCACCAGTGTGGTGGGGGCAGTCGGGCCAGCTCCATGAAGGTCAAGGGGCACTGGGGCAGTGACAGCTCCAAGGCCAAGCGGAGGAGGCGCTGTCTTGAGTCTACGAAGGCTCCGCCCGACCCAGGGGGACAGGACGGGCCCCCTGCCGCAGAGGGGGCCCCAACCTCCGCCGGGGAGGATGTGGACCTGCTCTCTGTGGCCGAGATGGTGGCCCTGGTGGAACAGCGGGCCGCCCTGGCCCTGCAGAGCTACCCGCGCCCCAGCACCCCAGCGCCTGTGGTCTTCGTGTCGGCTGAGCAGGGTGGGCCTGGCAAGGGGCTGGGATCCGAACGAAGGTCTGGCGGCGGGGACTGCAGCCGTGTAGCCGAGGCAGTGGCCCACTTTGAGGCCCAGCGGGACAACCCTCCGGCCAAGGGTCTCCGCAAGGAGGAGCGGCCTGGGCCAGGCCCCGGGGAGGTGCGCATCGCCTTCCGGATCTCCAACGGCAGAGAGTCCCGAGCACCGGATGGCAGCTTACCCAACGGGAGCGGGGGCCGGCCAAGTTGTGCCTACCCTGGCAGCCCAGGTCCCGGAGCCCGGGCCAAGGACAAGATCACCTGCGACCTGTACCAGCTCATCAGCCCCTCTCGGGACGCCCTTCCCAGCAACGTGGAGTTCCTGCTGGCTAGGGCAGACGAAGCCAGTGAGGGTGagacccccgcccccgccaggcCCGAGGACACTCCCCCGGCACCCCCGCCACCCCCTGCCCGGGACTGCGGAGCGTCAGGCTTCCACGTGGATGTGGTGGTCACAGGAGTGGTGGACGAGTGCATCTTCTTTGGCAAAGACAGCACCAAAAACGTGAAAGAGGAGACGGTGTGCCTGACTGTCAGCCCCGAGGAGCCACCCCCACCAGGCCAGCTCTTTTTCCTCCAGTCCCGGGGGCAGGACGGGCCCCCTGAGCCCCCGCCAGCCGACTCACCGGCCACAGCGCCAGGCCCGGACGATGCCGAGGGGACGGCCGACACCTCCCTGTGCCGCCTGTACCGGCACGTGTCCCACGACTTCCTGGAGATCCGTTTCAAGATCCAGCGGTTGTTGGAGCCGCGGCAGTACATGCTGGTGCTCCCAGAGCACGTGCTGGTCAAGATCTTCAGCTTCCTGCCCACGCGGGCCCTGGCGGCTCTCAAGTGCACCTGCCACCACTTCAAGGGCATCATTGAGGCATTCGGCGTGCGGGCCACAGACTCGCGCTGGAGCCGCGACCCACTCTACCGCGATGACCCTTGCAAGCAGTGCCGCAAGAGATACGAGAAGGGCGACGTGTCGCTCTGCCGCTGGCACCCCAAGCCCTACCACCACGACCTGCCTTACGGACGTTCCTACTGGATGTGCTGCCGCCGAGCCGATCGTGAGACCCCCGGCTGCCGCCTGGGTCTGCATGATAACAACTGGGTGCTGCCCTGCAATGGGCCGGGCGCTGGTGGGGGCCGGGCTGGCCGCGAGGAGGGGAGGTGA